The DNA sequence AACGATAAATAGCAAAATCATTGGAATAATTACGTTGACCTGAATTCAGTTCAATCTCATATTTTCCATATCGTGCCCCTTCTCGATAGTATGCAATGCCCCTTGCCGATGTCAATGAAATCTCAGGGGTAATGAAAATATTGCAATCAATCGGTTTTTCTTCCAATTCCTCGGGCAGGGCTCTATTAAAATCTTCCGTACAGTCTACCAATTCAAACTCGGGCTGAGGGTTGTTATAAAAGAAACCATCGGTATCGGTCCAAATGGGTTGGGCTTCTCCAGTATATTGCTGGCCTACGATAAACATGCCTCTACGCTTGTCGTTTTCATCAAAGGCATTGTAAAAATCTTCTTGAATGCTAAACCCACCCCATGGTTGACCTACCAACCCGTATGTGGGTCTTGCCGATTGGTTAAGCGCACCTGACCAAATTACAAGTCCCCTGGCATTGTTCTTATCATAGGGCACCACGAAAATATTCTCATTTGAATCTTCATTTTCAACCCTGAAATTTTTGAAATATCCTGATTCCAAAGAATAAGCCCCGCTATTGATGACCTCATTCGCAGCACCCGCCGCTTCTTGATAGTGAGGGCCCGCATCAAATCGCTCTGCATTGATGTACAAATCGGCAAGCAAGGTATACGCGGCCCACTTGTTCATTTTGCCATAGGTTTCTATATTTTTCTCCTCTCGCAAATTGGGGATACTCTCTATCAGTTCTTGTTCAATAAATGTAAAAACTTCAGATGGGGAAGACTGAGATGGAGCCGCATCGGCTTCAGCAAATTCTGTCTCGATGGGAACATTGCCAAACAGATCCAGCAGTTTGAAATAATAAAAGGCCCTAAGTGCCCTTAGTTCTGAGATAATAGGGGCATCTTCACCTACATTGGCCTCAAAAATCTCAATCAATCGATTGCACGAGGCCACGCCCCCAAACCACTTGGTCCACTCTCCATTGACAAAATCACGTTCGTTGAACTCGTGTCGCATCAAACGCGGCCAGAGTCCGCCATCGTTCCATCCACCATTGGTCCTAATAGGACATGTTGATTGATCTGTTGTTATATCTTGTTCTTCAAAAAGACCCCAATACCCGTACAACGGGGTATAGGCAGCTGCAGCTGCAGCTGCTAATTGAACATCTGTTTGATAAAAACTTTCGGGCGTAATTTCTGAATGCACCTCTGCTTCTAAATCACTGCAGGAGTGGTAAAGGAAACCCGTAAGCAACAAGCTGATAATTAGTAAAGTTTTCGTTCTCATATCGTACAATTTTTTTGCTTAGAAAGTTGCATTAATGCCTATGTTAAATGAGCGGGTGGGAAAATAGTCTCCCAAACGGTCGTACCCCGGAGCCAATATGCCGGTATTCCCTTCAAATCTTGGTTCGGGATCGGCACCGGAATAGTCTGTAATGGTAATCAGATTGTTCCCTGAGGCATAAAACCTCAGCTTCGTCAAAGGACCAAGATTTTTAGTGTCCATATTATAGCCCAGGGTAATATTGTCCAATCTTAAAAAAGATGCGTTTTCAACATACTCGGTATGCCATGCGCTATCATCAGCGCTATCGGGGTTGAAAAAACCTCCGGTTATGTACCTAAACTGGGTGGCCCTTACAGGGTGACCCAACTTAGCCGCTGGCAAATTGGCAAGTTCATGGCCAAAAACACCCCTCCATAGAAAATTCAAATCGAAATTTTTATAGGTAAACGTATTGGTGAAGCTCAAACTAAAATCGGGTAGTCCGTTGCCCGCTACCACAAAATCATCTGCCGAAGCATCATTTGCCAATATCTCCTCTCCATCGGCACTGAGAACCAATGCACGCCCCTCGTCATTAAATCCAACGAATCGTGGGGCCATGATATTACCGATAACATCTCCTTCCCTAACCCTTGTCCCGAGAAGATTGTTGAAGCCCGGGGTTCCAAGATTCTCTATTAAAAACTCAGAGTTTTCCAAATTGTTGAACCGTACCAGTTTTGTTTCGTTGGTATCAAAAATTACCCCGAAGTCCCAAGTAAACTCATCATTTCTGAAGATTCCGAAATTGACCTGCGCTTCAAACCCATTGGTTTCGAGCTCTCCTAAATTTATCAAGGTTCTGGGAAACAAGTTAGGTGGGCTGGGAACATCGATTTCGTTCAACAAATCGGAGGTGGTTCTATTGAAATAATCAAAAGACCCATATACTCTTCCAGAGAAAATCGAAAAGTCCAATCCTATGTTCAGTTCTCCCTTTTCTTCCCATTTTAAATCTGGATTTGGATTGGAGGTTGGCTCAACTGCAGGAATGAATTCACTATTTACGAAACCTAAATTATTGGGGTCTGACCCAAGGGTTTCCAAAAAAGCATATCGCTGTACCGGGGTATTACCCGTTAAACCGTAGCCAGCCCTAAATTTTAGAATCTCCACTTTGTCAAATTCGAATAACTTGTCTAAATTAACACTACCACTTACTGCCCAGAAGTTACCCCATCTATTGTTGTCACCAAATCTTGATGAAGCTTCCCTTCTGAAACTTGCCGCTAAATTATAGGTGTCTTTATAGTTGAAGTTTGCCCTGGCGAAATAAGAGGTCAATAAGCTTTCAGACTTAAAGGAATCTAGTGCCGCCACGGTACCATCTGGATTGAAGAGACCTAGACCCAAACCCAAATCGTTCCAAAGCACCCCATCGGTTATAAAATCTGTATTGGTAGCATAAAATTCTTCATAAAACTGCTCCTGATAGCCATACCCTACAAGTACATTATAATTTAAGTCGCCGGATGAATCGGCATAAGATGCGGTAAACTCGTAGAGCTGGTCACTCTCATCTGAAGTAAATCTTTCAGCTCTACCCCCAGCTTGTTCACCTCCTGGCAACCCCCTGTCACCACCTGTTATTGATCCTGAATTGCTATAAAACCCCTCCAATCTGCTGGTCACCTGATAAGAGTAATTGGCAGAGAGCGTAAGATTATTGATAACTTCAAAATCTGCTTTAAAGTTGGTCAACGTGCGTTTATCCATCCTTTCCCTGGTATTCAAATCCAACATGGCGACCGGATTGAACACATTTTGTTCTTCCGTTTCGAAATATCCGCCAAATCTGTTTGGATCTCGGCCGAGTTCGGCCTCAGTCCTGTTTTCAAACACGGGTGCGGTAGGATTCCATAATAAGGCCTGCCTCAATACGCCCTCATTCTCAAGATCGGAATTCGTTCGCGTAAACGACATAATACCGGTTAGCCGTAATCTATCATCAAAAAGATTCTGTGAAATATTCAGACGGGTATTAAAGACATTGATATCTTGCCCTCGAATGATTCCTTCAATATCACGATAGTTCATCGAGGCCCTATAGGAAGTACCATTGGAATTGTTCGAAAAAGCCACGTTGTAAACGTTTGTAACACCGGTACGGGTGGTCTCATCAAACCAATCTGTCCTCGTTCCAAAATCAACGCTGTTTGCCGCCCTGAACTCTTCAAAGCTGGCTGTTTGCGGGGTATTGGCAATAGATTCCAGTACTGCATAGGCATTGATATCAAGTTGTGCCTTTTGTTGGGTAGTTCCAGATTTTGTCGTAATAATGATCACTCCTGAACTCCCCCTAGTACCATAAATAGCACCCGCTGAAGCATCTTTTAAAACATCGATTGATGCGATATCATTTGGATCAACATTGTTCAAGCTCCCCCCAATTACCCCATCTATTACGATCAAGGGCTCAGTATTGGCTCCGAAAGTAGTTAAACCGCGAAGCCTAATTGTAGCTTCTTGAGTTGGGCTGCCTCCTGGTCTTGAAACGGTCAATCCCGCCACTTTTCCTGCCAGTAATTGTTCTGGGGTGTTAATGTTTCCCCGGTTAAAGCTTTCTTCTTTAACGCTGATAATAGCACTGGTTACTTCCTTTTGCTTCAAAGTTCCATAACCAATAACCACCACTTCATCAAGTTTGGCCACATCTTCTTGCATGACAACATCAATGGTGTCTTGATTACCTACCGCAATTTCCTGCGTTGTGAAACCAATGTACGAGAAGATCAATGTGGCTGAAGATGGTGCAGAAACGCTATAATTTCCATCAAAATCAGACTGTGTGCCGGTTGCGGTTCCTTTTACAACAATACTTACCCCAGGCAAAGGTTGACCTTGACCATCGGTAACCGTACCTGAAACGGTGTTTCCCTGTCCAAATCCAGATTGAGAAAAAACAAAACATAGCAGTGCCAAAAAAAACAATCTAAAGGGTGGACATTTTAGTTTTAGTGAGTAGCTCTCCATAGACTTTAGAGTTTAGAATAGTTTGTTTACTTTTATAAACGTAATAATTACATTTATTAAATATGAAACTAACAATTAAAAGTAGATTGGCAAAAAATTAATATTCAGAATGATAAAATAGTACAAGAATTGAATAATATTGTACCATATTCGCAATTATCGAGATTACGGCAGCATTTTCTTTTTAAGAAATTTCGGTATTATAATGAGGCGAGATTATTAATAAAATCGCCGATTTTGACAACTAAACAACCCTTATGAAAGTTTATCCATTCATAATTCCCAAACCCCCCAACAAGAGGTTGATAGTGGAGGTCGATCGTGGAAAAGCTTTTTTTGACAAACTGCACCAACATGAAGAGATTCAACTAAGCCATATAATACAAGGAAGGGGTAAACTCTTTGTGGTTGACAGTGTACACCCGTTTCAAGAAGGTGATACTTTTGCCATTGGCAGTAAAAGTGCCCATCTTTTTCAAAGCCTGGATGCTCTGAACGATAGCCACATGGTTTCGGTATTCTTTACAAAAAACTCTTTCGGTGATGGTTTTTTTGAGATTCCTGAACTTAAGCGGGTCCATCCATTTTTTGATATGGCATCACGTAGCTTCCGTTTAGAAACCAATAAAGCATCTGTTGGCGAAATGATGTCGAAACTGCCCCATTCGAACAATTTTGCTAAATTTTTGAGCTTTCTAAAAATCCTAAAAAAAATCTGCGCTTCAAAAATCGATCCCTTGACCGATTTTGTGCTTGACAGAACCTTATCGAATAACGAAGGTCAGCGATTACAGACAGTCTTTGATTATGTGACCAAAAACTTTCAAAGCGAAATCCGCCTCGTCGAGGCTGCCAGCTTGGTACATATGACGCCCAATGCGTTCTGTAGGTTTTTCAAACAACGTACCAATAAAACTTTTTTCCAATTTCTTATCGAATTAAGGATAGAACATGCCCGACAACTTTTGATAGATCGAAAAGATTTGAACATTGCTCAAATATCCCGAAGATCAGGTTTTAACTCAATCACAAACTTCAATCGAAAATTTAAGGAAAGTACTGGTCTTACCCCTTCGAAATACTACCAAAAAATGAACCGGGAGTTACCTATATTTTGAATTTCCGTTTCTAAATCTTAAAAACAAAACCGTTCAGGGTTTTTTGTCCACTAGAAATTTATAGATACATGTAGAGGAGTACTCTTCTTCTGGCTTCAATAGTGTAGTTGGAAAGTTTTGGTTGTTCGGCGTATCGGGAAAATGTTGTGTCTCCAAACAAAATGCCCCTCTGAAGATATAAGGTTTTCCCTTTTTCCCAATGATGGTCCCATCCAAAAAATTACCTCCGTAGAACTGTAATCCAGGCTCATCGGTGTAGACCTCCATTATTCTACCACTCGTGGGTTCGATTACCTTAGCTGCCAAAACAAGTCCCTTGTTGTTTTTAGGGCTTTCACCCAAGACAAAATTATGGTCATAGCCGTTGCCAAACGTCAATTGCCCATTTTTGACCTCGAGGTCTTGACCAATGGGTTTCGGTTTTCTGAAGTCAAAAGGTGTGCCCTCGACCATTTCAAGTTTGCCTATCGGAATCAATCCTTCATCTACTGGGGTATAACGGTCAGCATTGATGTAGAGCAAATGGTCATTAATGGTACCCTCGCCCTCGCCTTTGAGGTTAAAAAAGGAATGATGCGTAAGGTTTACATGGGTAGCCTTA is a window from the Muricauda sp. SCSIO 65647 genome containing:
- a CDS encoding AraC family transcriptional regulator gives rise to the protein MKVYPFIIPKPPNKRLIVEVDRGKAFFDKLHQHEEIQLSHIIQGRGKLFVVDSVHPFQEGDTFAIGSKSAHLFQSLDALNDSHMVSVFFTKNSFGDGFFEIPELKRVHPFFDMASRSFRLETNKASVGEMMSKLPHSNNFAKFLSFLKILKKICASKIDPLTDFVLDRTLSNNEGQRLQTVFDYVTKNFQSEIRLVEAASLVHMTPNAFCRFFKQRTNKTFFQFLIELRIEHARQLLIDRKDLNIAQISRRSGFNSITNFNRKFKESTGLTPSKYYQKMNRELPIF
- a CDS encoding RagB/SusD family nutrient uptake outer membrane protein translates to MRTKTLLIISLLLTGFLYHSCSDLEAEVHSEITPESFYQTDVQLAAAAAAAYTPLYGYWGLFEEQDITTDQSTCPIRTNGGWNDGGLWPRLMRHEFNERDFVNGEWTKWFGGVASCNRLIEIFEANVGEDAPIISELRALRAFYYFKLLDLFGNVPIETEFAEADAAPSQSSPSEVFTFIEQELIESIPNLREEKNIETYGKMNKWAAYTLLADLYINAERFDAGPHYQEAAGAANEVINSGAYSLESGYFKNFRVENEDSNENIFVVPYDKNNARGLVIWSGALNQSARPTYGLVGQPWGGFSIQEDFYNAFDENDKRRGMFIVGQQYTGEAQPIWTDTDGFFYNNPQPEFELVDCTEDFNRALPEELEEKPIDCNIFITPEISLTSARGIAYYREGARYGKYEIELNSGQRNYSNDFAIYRFAHVLLMRAEGLWRQDNGSAEALNLVNQVRARAGLDALTVLSEDDLYWELKKELAMENHARPITIRFGHWEDAWFLKEANPGELFKRFYPIPQLQLQSNVNLVQNPGY
- a CDS encoding aldose epimerase family protein; its protein translation is MTKNSSVLLSEFKNIINDKETNLYVLRNNNGVEAIFTDYGQRLISLFVPDRNGNMEDIVLGFNTLQEYIDSKEKYFGATIGRYGNRIAKGKFSIDGKSYQLATNNGENHLHGGDKGFNDVVWDVKKVTENEIEFKRVSPDMEEGYPGNLDVTVHYHLTDDNELEITYKATTDKATHVNLTHHSFFNLKGEGEGTINDHLLYINADRYTPVDEGLIPIGKLEMVEGTPFDFRKPKPIGQDLEVKNGQLTFGNGYDHNFVLGESPKNNKGLVLAAKVIEPTSGRIMEVYTDEPGLQFYGGNFLDGTIIGKKGKPYIFRGAFCLETQHFPDTPNNQNFPTTLLKPEEEYSSTCIYKFLVDKKP
- a CDS encoding SusC/RagA family TonB-linked outer membrane protein, whose amino-acid sequence is MESYSLKLKCPPFRLFFLALLCFVFSQSGFGQGNTVSGTVTDGQGQPLPGVSIVVKGTATGTQSDFDGNYSVSAPSSATLIFSYIGFTTQEIAVGNQDTIDVVMQEDVAKLDEVVVIGYGTLKQKEVTSAIISVKEESFNRGNINTPEQLLAGKVAGLTVSRPGGSPTQEATIRLRGLTTFGANTEPLIVIDGVIGGSLNNVDPNDIASIDVLKDASAGAIYGTRGSSGVIIITTKSGTTQQKAQLDINAYAVLESIANTPQTASFEEFRAANSVDFGTRTDWFDETTRTGVTNVYNVAFSNNSNGTSYRASMNYRDIEGIIRGQDINVFNTRLNISQNLFDDRLRLTGIMSFTRTNSDLENEGVLRQALLWNPTAPVFENRTEAELGRDPNRFGGYFETEEQNVFNPVAMLDLNTRERMDKRTLTNFKADFEVINNLTLSANYSYQVTSRLEGFYSNSGSITGGDRGLPGGEQAGGRAERFTSDESDQLYEFTASYADSSGDLNYNVLVGYGYQEQFYEEFYATNTDFITDGVLWNDLGLGLGLFNPDGTVAALDSFKSESLLTSYFARANFNYKDTYNLAASFRREASSRFGDNNRWGNFWAVSGSVNLDKLFEFDKVEILKFRAGYGLTGNTPVQRYAFLETLGSDPNNLGFVNSEFIPAVEPTSNPNPDLKWEEKGELNIGLDFSIFSGRVYGSFDYFNRTTSDLLNEIDVPSPPNLFPRTLINLGELETNGFEAQVNFGIFRNDEFTWDFGVIFDTNETKLVRFNNLENSEFLIENLGTPGFNNLLGTRVREGDVIGNIMAPRFVGFNDEGRALVLSADGEEILANDASADDFVVAGNGLPDFSLSFTNTFTYKNFDLNFLWRGVFGHELANLPAAKLGHPVRATQFRYITGGFFNPDSADDSAWHTEYVENASFLRLDNITLGYNMDTKNLGPLTKLRFYASGNNLITITDYSGADPEPRFEGNTGILAPGYDRLGDYFPTRSFNIGINATF